In Amycolatopsis methanolica 239, a single genomic region encodes these proteins:
- a CDS encoding PucR family transcriptional regulator gives MTVTLSVADVRDTHADFGGYQTTLAGLLERLGAGTAEVLCAPGGLAVPVRAPVIWDSESPSELEPGDLILAVGVSLDSPAFGALLSPAAAAGAAGIAVKGLCDAAEVEDIARRTGVAVLSVPRGLPWAELHMQVRSVLDTDPALAGEAPGDVCRDLFDLADAAARILGGTVEIADSAMRLLAFANSDGAVDELHRAWIFERRAPAEFLSWLRRAGVFGRLRESVRPILVSRPGSRRRLAIEIRAGIEILGYLWLIEGAQGLPPSIGERLAEIARTTGAALVQRRAETDPARHLRARCLQGVLEGRVPARTAADELGIGPGKCRLVAFGAAGRRVPDRVAVKYAHDLITLRVESGCPGATVLPFLDRCYVFVADAESGLDRIQPLAEELVSLVDKQLGLAMVAAIGGVVTECDELPAARREVDRALRLLGTRRGQPVALAEELRSHAVLDELSELARDRPHLLRGRIDVLLELEAAGKTEYLPTLRAYFDAACDLTQAAKALFVHRNTLRYRLRRISELCGLDLADPVDRLVAELQLRLRCAE, from the coding sequence GTGACGGTAACGCTCTCCGTGGCCGACGTGCGGGACACGCACGCGGATTTCGGCGGCTACCAGACGACCCTGGCCGGCCTGCTGGAAAGACTCGGGGCCGGTACGGCCGAGGTCCTCTGCGCACCGGGTGGCCTCGCCGTCCCGGTGCGCGCCCCGGTCATCTGGGACAGCGAAAGCCCGTCCGAGCTCGAGCCGGGCGATCTCATCCTCGCGGTGGGCGTGTCGCTGGACTCGCCCGCGTTCGGCGCGTTGCTGTCCCCCGCCGCGGCCGCCGGTGCGGCCGGGATCGCGGTGAAGGGGCTCTGCGACGCGGCGGAGGTCGAGGACATCGCCCGGCGTACCGGGGTCGCAGTGCTCAGCGTGCCGCGCGGGCTGCCGTGGGCTGAGTTGCACATGCAGGTGCGTTCGGTGCTGGACACCGATCCGGCACTGGCCGGCGAAGCACCCGGGGACGTGTGCCGCGACCTGTTCGATCTCGCCGATGCCGCCGCGCGGATCCTGGGCGGCACGGTCGAGATCGCGGACAGCGCGATGCGGCTGCTGGCCTTCGCGAACTCCGACGGCGCGGTGGACGAGCTGCACCGGGCGTGGATCTTCGAACGGCGGGCGCCCGCGGAGTTCCTCTCGTGGTTGCGGCGGGCCGGGGTGTTCGGGCGGTTGCGCGAATCCGTTCGCCCGATCCTGGTGTCCCGGCCGGGCAGTCGGCGCCGGCTCGCGATCGAGATCCGGGCCGGCATCGAGATCCTGGGCTACCTGTGGCTGATCGAGGGTGCCCAGGGACTGCCGCCCTCGATTGGCGAGCGGCTCGCCGAGATCGCCCGGACGACCGGTGCCGCGCTGGTTCAGCGGCGGGCGGAGACCGATCCGGCGCGACACCTCCGGGCCCGCTGCCTCCAGGGCGTGCTCGAGGGCAGGGTCCCGGCACGTACGGCCGCCGACGAGCTGGGCATCGGCCCGGGGAAGTGCCGGTTGGTGGCCTTCGGCGCGGCCGGCCGGCGGGTACCGGACCGGGTCGCGGTGAAGTACGCGCACGACCTGATCACCCTGCGGGTGGAGTCCGGCTGCCCGGGCGCGACCGTGCTGCCGTTCTTGGACCGGTGCTACGTGTTCGTGGCCGACGCCGAGTCCGGGCTGGACAGGATCCAGCCGCTCGCCGAGGAACTGGTGTCGCTGGTGGACAAGCAGCTCGGCCTGGCCATGGTGGCCGCGATCGGTGGTGTGGTGACCGAGTGCGACGAGCTGCCGGCGGCCCGGCGCGAGGTGGATCGCGCGCTGCGGCTGCTCGGGACGCGTCGCGGGCAGCCGGTGGCGCTCGCGGAGGAACTACGTTCGCACGCGGTGCTCGACGAACTATCCGAACTCGCCCGGGACCGACCGCACCTGCTGCGCGGCCGGATCGACGTGCTGCTCGAACTCGAAGCGGCGGGCAAGACCGAGTACTTGCCGACCCTGCGCGCCTACTTCGACGCGGCGTGCGACCTGACCCAGGCGGCGAAAGCGCTTTTCGTGCACCGCAACACGCTGCGCTACCGGCTGCGGCGGATCTCCGAGCTGTGCGGCCTCGATCTGGCGGATCCGGTGGACCGTTTGGTCGCCGAATTGCAGCTCAGGCTGCGGTGCGCGGAGTAG
- a CDS encoding LLM class flavin-dependent oxidoreductase has protein sequence MSGNPLAVLVSTTTPPEQVGPTAALTEELGFGDVWVAEDYFCYGGFTAAAAALNATERITVNLGVIASVARHPAVTAMEIANLARTHPGRFRAGIGHGVPFWTNQMGLTPKSPLATLDECVTGVRRLLAGETLDVEGKRFTFRSVALSHPATQPVPILTGVVGPKSLKLSGRIADGTVMSVLAGTKYLESAVAHIREGIPEGSTQQHEVPTFALFSVHEDSQTAKNAARASVALYLAALGPHNPLSGAFGYNDRLAELLSDGGTDRLTREMPDEWVDELAVAGNPDEVTQRVRALLAAGATSVVLAPVTPETATDELRLAAKTVLPRFG, from the coding sequence ATGAGCGGCAACCCACTCGCCGTCCTCGTCTCAACCACCACGCCGCCGGAGCAGGTGGGCCCGACCGCCGCGCTGACCGAGGAGCTCGGTTTCGGTGACGTGTGGGTCGCCGAGGACTACTTCTGCTACGGCGGGTTCACCGCGGCCGCCGCCGCGCTGAACGCCACCGAGCGGATCACCGTCAACCTCGGGGTGATCGCATCCGTGGCTCGGCATCCCGCGGTCACCGCGATGGAGATCGCCAACCTCGCCCGCACCCATCCCGGCCGGTTCCGCGCCGGGATCGGGCACGGCGTGCCGTTCTGGACCAACCAGATGGGGCTGACCCCGAAGTCGCCGCTGGCCACGCTCGACGAGTGCGTGACCGGGGTGCGCCGGCTCCTCGCCGGGGAAACCCTTGACGTGGAAGGAAAGCGGTTCACCTTCCGGTCGGTTGCGCTGAGCCACCCCGCCACGCAACCGGTGCCGATCCTGACCGGCGTGGTCGGGCCGAAGTCGCTGAAGCTGTCCGGCCGCATCGCCGACGGCACGGTGATGAGCGTGCTGGCGGGCACCAAGTACCTCGAGTCCGCCGTCGCGCACATCCGCGAAGGGATCCCCGAAGGCAGCACGCAGCAGCACGAGGTGCCCACGTTCGCCCTGTTCAGCGTGCACGAGGACAGCCAGACCGCGAAGAACGCCGCCCGCGCGTCGGTGGCGTTGTACCTCGCCGCGCTCGGTCCGCACAACCCGCTCTCCGGCGCCTTCGGCTACAACGACCGGCTGGCGGAACTGCTCTCCGACGGCGGCACCGACCGGCTGACCAGGGAGATGCCCGACGAGTGGGTGGACGAGCTCGCGGTCGCCGGCAACCCGGACGAGGTGACCCAGCGGGTGCGTGCCCTGCTGGCCGCCGGCGCGACTAGCGTGGTACTGGCCCCGGTCACCCCGGAGACCGCGACCGACGAACTCCGGCTGGCCGCGAAGACGGTGCTGCCCCGGTTCGGTTGA
- a CDS encoding SRPBCC family protein translates to MRLEHNFVVPVPVEQAWQALLDVERVAPCMPGATLGEVHGEEFTGTVKVKLGPMALTYAGNATFTEKDADAHRVVISAAGKEKKGAGTAKATVTATLAEQGSQTAVHVITDFTITGRPAQFGRGVLQEVSNKLLDEFATRLSGQLSGATAGPAPAPAASTGDSRPAAGPAAGPSVAGNDAIDVFGVAGFPVLKRLAPAVLGLLALAAIAAILRRPALR, encoded by the coding sequence ATGCGGCTCGAACACAACTTCGTCGTTCCCGTCCCGGTCGAGCAGGCGTGGCAGGCGCTGCTCGACGTGGAGCGGGTCGCGCCGTGCATGCCGGGCGCCACCCTCGGCGAGGTGCACGGCGAGGAGTTCACCGGCACGGTGAAGGTCAAGCTCGGGCCGATGGCGCTGACCTACGCCGGCAACGCCACGTTCACCGAGAAGGACGCCGACGCCCACCGCGTGGTGATCTCCGCGGCGGGCAAGGAGAAGAAGGGCGCCGGGACCGCGAAGGCGACCGTCACCGCGACGCTGGCCGAGCAGGGCAGCCAGACCGCCGTGCACGTGATCACCGACTTCACCATCACCGGGAGGCCCGCGCAGTTCGGCCGCGGGGTGCTGCAGGAGGTCAGCAACAAGCTGCTGGACGAGTTCGCCACCCGGCTCTCCGGCCAGCTGAGCGGCGCCACCGCCGGCCCGGCCCCGGCTCCGGCGGCGAGCACGGGTGACTCCCGGCCGGCCGCGGGACCGGCGGCGGGCCCCTCCGTCGCGGGCAACGACGCGATCGACGTCTTCGGTGTCGCGGGTTTCCCGGTGCTCAAGCGGCTCGCGCCGGCGGTACTGGGGCTGCTGGCTCTGGCCGCGATCGCCGCCATCCTGCGCCGCCCCGCCCTCCGTTGA
- the moaA gene encoding GTP 3',8-cyclase MoaA — protein sequence MLVDTFGRRHTSLRVSLTDRCNLRCTYCMPAEGMSWLPKPELLTDDELARVLGVAVAEGITDIRFTGGEPLLRRGLVDIVRRVSTTHPEVMLSLTTNGVGLARMAQALHAAGLHRVNISLDTLRRDRFAELTRRARLDEVLAGMAAAQRAGLTPVKVNAVLMRGINDDEAEDLLEFCLAKGYQLRFIEQMPLDAQHGWRRENMVDGREILDRLARRWTLTPVPRRGSAPAETFHVDGGPATVGVIASVTKPFCGTCDRLRLTADGYLRNCLFAREESDLREPLRAGGSDADLATVLRDCVAAKRAGHGINDPGFVQPHRSMSVIGG from the coding sequence GTGCTGGTTGACACCTTCGGCCGCCGGCACACCAGCCTGCGCGTCTCGCTGACCGACCGCTGCAACCTGCGCTGCACGTACTGCATGCCGGCGGAAGGGATGTCCTGGCTGCCGAAGCCGGAGCTGCTCACCGACGACGAACTCGCTCGCGTGCTCGGGGTCGCGGTGGCGGAGGGCATCACCGACATCCGGTTCACCGGTGGGGAACCCCTGCTGCGCCGCGGTCTCGTGGACATCGTGCGCCGGGTGTCCACAACGCACCCGGAAGTCATGCTGAGCTTGACCACGAACGGAGTCGGGCTCGCTCGGATGGCGCAAGCACTGCACGCGGCCGGTCTGCACAGGGTGAACATCTCGCTCGACACGCTGCGCCGTGACCGGTTCGCCGAACTCACCCGCCGCGCCCGGCTGGACGAGGTGCTCGCCGGGATGGCGGCGGCCCAGCGGGCCGGGCTCACCCCGGTCAAGGTGAACGCGGTGCTCATGCGCGGGATCAACGACGACGAGGCCGAGGACCTGCTGGAGTTCTGCCTGGCCAAGGGGTACCAGCTGCGCTTCATCGAGCAGATGCCGCTGGACGCGCAGCACGGCTGGCGCCGCGAGAACATGGTCGACGGGCGGGAGATCCTCGACCGGCTGGCGCGGCGGTGGACCCTGACCCCGGTCCCCCGCCGTGGCAGCGCACCGGCCGAAACCTTCCACGTCGACGGCGGGCCGGCGACGGTGGGCGTGATCGCCAGCGTCACGAAGCCGTTCTGCGGCACCTGCGACCGGCTGCGCCTCACCGCGGACGGCTACCTGCGCAACTGCCTGTTCGCCCGGGAGGAGAGCGACCTCCGCGAACCGCTGCGTGCCGGTGGTTCCGACGCCGACCTGGCCACGGTGCTGCGCGACTGCGTCGCCGCGAAACGCGCCGGGCACGGCATCAACGACCCCGGATTCGTCCAGCCCCACCGTTCGATGTCGGTCATCGGCGGCTGA
- a CDS encoding xanthine dehydrogenase family protein molybdopterin-binding subunit, translated as MQSKPPGVIGAKVQRKEDPRLITGRGQFLDDVALPGMLEAAVLRSPFAHARITHIDVSEARALPGVFDVIVGSDVLEATKMSQPVIWQLVPDQLMPEGRVLATDRVRFVGQPVAAVVATNRYVAEDALELIAVEYEELPAVVSLEDALAEGAPKLYDEWPDNVSCRTTIPKGDVDKAFAEAEVVVTKTFRHGRQMGTPLETRGCVATWDPFTDRLDIWMSNQSPNLARDLLGDVLGIPGDKVRVRVPDVGGGFGNKFDFYAEEVVASILSKRTGRPVKLIEDRLESFVANAHSREQRLDVELAATKDGKITGLRCTIYGVLGGQLATVGIGPNWLTAAMLGGPYDIPNIEANVVGVVTNRSPYGSYRGWGQPKANLVHERMLTLLARELDMDPNEVRRRNLIPEKAFPYQSAVFVYDTGRYHDCLRACTDAVAERGWHERKAAAAKEGRKLGIGYSFHVEITAFGPSRMFNSAGLQHSSFDEEVVRMDSTGKVTVYTGQTALGQGVQTALAQVAADSLGVPFEDVSVVYGDTDSCPYTGYGTGASRAASVGGAAVLTASKRLKEKLVRIAAHMLEAAPEDLVVENGTISVAGAPGRSVSTAEIGDAAYRRLDGKLPPGESPTLEEREVFDPENVAFSYGCTAILAEVDPETGHVQLLDYLMAHDCGTVINPTIVDGQIHGGAAQAIGGALYEELIYGEDGQIQTTTFMDYLLPTAAEIPPFEVLHMETPSDHIPGGFKGVGEGGTIGGGAAIAEAIEDALDGLDITITQLPVTPPRLLELIERAGGAA; from the coding sequence GTGCAGAGCAAACCGCCTGGCGTCATCGGCGCCAAGGTGCAACGGAAGGAAGACCCGCGGCTGATCACCGGGCGGGGTCAGTTCCTGGACGACGTCGCCCTGCCCGGCATGCTCGAAGCGGCGGTGCTGCGCAGCCCGTTCGCGCACGCCCGCATCACGCACATCGACGTGAGCGAGGCCCGCGCGCTGCCGGGTGTGTTCGACGTGATCGTCGGTTCCGACGTGCTCGAAGCCACGAAGATGTCGCAGCCGGTGATCTGGCAGCTCGTCCCCGACCAGCTCATGCCCGAGGGCCGTGTGCTGGCCACCGACCGGGTCCGGTTCGTGGGCCAGCCGGTCGCCGCGGTCGTGGCGACCAACCGCTACGTCGCCGAGGACGCCCTCGAACTGATCGCGGTCGAGTACGAGGAGCTACCCGCCGTCGTCTCGCTGGAGGACGCGCTCGCCGAGGGCGCGCCGAAGCTGTACGACGAGTGGCCGGACAACGTCAGCTGCCGCACCACGATCCCGAAGGGGGACGTGGACAAGGCGTTCGCCGAGGCCGAGGTCGTGGTCACCAAGACCTTCCGGCACGGCCGCCAGATGGGCACCCCGCTGGAGACCCGAGGCTGCGTGGCCACCTGGGACCCGTTCACCGACCGGCTCGACATCTGGATGTCGAACCAGTCGCCGAACCTCGCCCGCGACCTGCTCGGCGACGTGCTGGGCATTCCGGGCGACAAGGTACGCGTGCGCGTGCCCGACGTCGGTGGCGGGTTCGGCAACAAGTTCGACTTCTACGCCGAAGAGGTCGTCGCCTCGATCCTGTCCAAGCGCACCGGGCGGCCGGTCAAGCTGATCGAGGACCGGCTGGAGAGCTTCGTGGCCAACGCGCACTCCCGCGAGCAGCGCCTCGACGTCGAGCTGGCGGCCACAAAGGACGGTAAGATCACCGGGCTGCGCTGCACGATCTACGGTGTGCTCGGCGGTCAGCTCGCCACCGTGGGCATCGGCCCGAACTGGCTGACCGCGGCGATGCTCGGCGGCCCGTACGACATCCCGAACATCGAGGCAAACGTCGTCGGCGTGGTCACCAACCGCTCGCCGTACGGCTCCTACCGCGGCTGGGGCCAGCCGAAGGCGAACCTGGTGCACGAGCGCATGCTCACCCTGCTCGCGCGGGAGCTGGACATGGACCCCAACGAGGTCCGGCGCAGGAACCTCATCCCGGAGAAGGCATTCCCGTACCAGAGCGCGGTGTTCGTCTACGACACCGGCCGGTACCACGACTGCCTGCGGGCGTGTACCGACGCGGTGGCCGAGCGCGGCTGGCACGAGCGCAAGGCGGCCGCCGCGAAGGAGGGCCGCAAGCTCGGCATCGGCTACTCGTTCCACGTGGAGATCACCGCGTTCGGCCCGAGCCGGATGTTCAACTCCGCCGGCCTGCAGCACTCCTCCTTCGACGAGGAGGTGGTGCGGATGGACTCCACCGGCAAGGTCACCGTCTACACCGGACAGACGGCGCTCGGCCAGGGCGTGCAGACGGCGCTCGCCCAGGTCGCCGCCGACTCGCTCGGTGTGCCGTTCGAGGACGTGAGCGTGGTGTACGGCGACACCGACAGCTGCCCCTACACGGGGTACGGCACCGGGGCCAGCCGGGCCGCGTCGGTGGGTGGCGCCGCGGTGCTCACCGCGTCGAAGCGGCTCAAGGAGAAGCTCGTGCGGATCGCGGCGCACATGCTCGAAGCCGCACCGGAGGACCTGGTCGTCGAAAACGGCACGATCAGCGTCGCCGGCGCACCGGGCCGCTCGGTCAGCACCGCCGAGATCGGCGACGCGGCCTACCGCAGGCTCGACGGCAAGCTCCCGCCCGGCGAGTCGCCTACGCTGGAGGAGCGCGAGGTCTTCGACCCGGAGAACGTCGCGTTCTCATACGGCTGCACCGCGATCCTGGCCGAAGTGGACCCGGAGACCGGGCACGTCCAGCTGCTGGACTACCTGATGGCGCACGACTGCGGCACCGTGATCAATCCGACCATTGTGGACGGTCAGATCCACGGCGGGGCGGCGCAGGCGATCGGCGGCGCGCTGTACGAGGAACTGATCTACGGCGAGGACGGGCAGATCCAGACCACCACGTTCATGGACTACCTGTTGCCCACCGCCGCCGAGATTCCGCCGTTCGAGGTGCTGCACATGGAGACCCCGTCCGACCACATCCCCGGCGGGTTCAAGGGCGTCGGAGAGGGCGGCACGATCGGCGGTGGCGCGGCGATCGCGGAGGCGATCGAGGACGCGCTGGACGGTCTCGACATCACCATCACCCAGCTGCCGGTGACCCCGCCGCGCCTGCTGGAGCTGATCGAGCGCGCGGGAGGTGCGGCGTGA
- a CDS encoding FAD binding domain-containing protein, which yields MKPAPFDYVRAESVEHAVHALTGGDGDAKVLAGGQSLVPLLSMRLARPSVLVDINQVSDLDYVRLDGDVLRIGALTRHRTVETSPEVARHVPLLVDALRYVGHVTIRNRGTIGGSVAHSDPAAELPSVLVALDGRVVLEGPDGRREVAAADFFEGYLTTAAEPDELLTEIIVPVSPRGTGVCVQEQARRHGDFALVAVFSAVSLDAAGKVADVRLGIAGTNATPLRPERAESLLVGESPSEQAIAAAAAAAAAATGSVGDIHATAKYRTTVAEVLTRRALQGAVANTNGHH from the coding sequence GTGAAACCTGCTCCCTTCGACTACGTGCGGGCCGAGTCCGTCGAGCACGCGGTGCACGCACTGACCGGCGGCGACGGGGACGCGAAGGTACTGGCCGGTGGCCAGAGCCTGGTCCCGCTGCTGTCGATGCGGCTGGCCCGCCCGTCGGTCCTGGTCGACATCAACCAAGTGTCCGACTTGGACTATGTCCGGCTGGACGGGGACGTGCTGCGGATCGGCGCGCTGACCCGGCACCGCACGGTGGAGACCTCGCCCGAGGTGGCCCGGCACGTGCCGCTGCTGGTCGACGCGCTGCGGTATGTGGGGCACGTGACGATTCGCAACCGCGGCACGATCGGCGGCAGCGTCGCGCACTCCGACCCGGCCGCGGAGCTGCCCTCGGTGCTGGTCGCGCTGGACGGCCGGGTCGTGCTGGAAGGCCCGGACGGCAGGCGGGAGGTCGCCGCGGCGGACTTCTTCGAGGGTTACCTCACCACGGCCGCCGAGCCGGACGAGCTGCTGACCGAGATCATCGTGCCGGTCTCCCCGCGTGGTACCGGCGTGTGTGTCCAGGAGCAGGCGCGGCGCCACGGCGACTTCGCGCTGGTGGCCGTGTTCAGCGCGGTGTCGCTGGACGCGGCGGGCAAGGTCGCCGACGTGCGGCTGGGCATCGCCGGGACGAACGCGACCCCGCTGCGGCCCGAACGTGCCGAGTCCCTGCTCGTCGGTGAATCCCCGAGCGAGCAGGCGATCGCGGCCGCGGCCGCGGCAGCCGCGGCCGCGACCGGCTCGGTCGGGGACATCCATGCCACGGCGAAGTACCGCACCACCGTCGCCGAAGTACTCACCCGTCGCGCGCTGCAGGGCGCCGTCGCCAACACGAACGGACACCACTGA
- a CDS encoding (2Fe-2S)-binding protein — protein MATTVRISVTVNGRTFQADCEPRKTLADFLRQDCGGTGVHLGCEHGVCGACTVLLNGRTVRSCCLLAVQADGAEITTIEGLATGGELHPMQRAFANNHGLQCGFCTPGMILTACELLADNPAPSDEEIREGISGNLCRCTGYHGIVNSIREVADQRAGK, from the coding sequence ATGGCCACCACAGTCCGGATCTCGGTCACCGTCAACGGCAGGACGTTCCAGGCGGACTGCGAACCGCGCAAGACGCTCGCGGACTTCCTGCGCCAGGACTGCGGCGGCACCGGTGTGCACCTCGGCTGCGAACACGGGGTGTGCGGCGCCTGCACCGTCCTGCTCAACGGCCGCACCGTCCGATCCTGCTGCCTGCTCGCGGTGCAGGCGGACGGCGCGGAGATCACCACCATCGAGGGCCTGGCCACCGGCGGCGAACTGCACCCGATGCAGCGGGCCTTCGCCAACAATCACGGCCTGCAGTGCGGATTCTGCACGCCGGGCATGATCCTGACCGCCTGCGAGCTGCTGGCGGACAACCCGGCGCCGAGCGACGAGGAGATCAGGGAGGGCATTTCCGGGAACCTGTGCCGGTGCACCGGATACCACGGCATCGTGAACTCAATCCGGGAGGTGGCCGATCAGCGCGCCGGAAAGTGA
- a CDS encoding AAA family ATPase, translating into MPAGGLPFASVDEVEKALREAGYLPDRGLATGIHLALGMRRPLLLEGEPGVGKTDVAKRLAGVLGLDLIRLQCYEGIDAAQAIYDWDYSRQLLHARLTAETGGPGRVGTADLYGPEFLLERPLLRAVRTGGGCLLLIDELDRADDEFEAFLLEILSEHAVTIPEIGTVCSAEPPAIVITSNRTRELHDALKRRCVYHWIEFPTVERETEVVRIRVPEADDRLARSIAETVARLRELDLAKRPGIAETVDWARALTMIGARELNPELADATVGVVIKGREDLGTVRQALGEIVGG; encoded by the coding sequence GTGCCGGCCGGCGGACTTCCCTTCGCCTCGGTCGACGAGGTCGAGAAGGCACTGCGGGAGGCCGGTTACCTGCCCGACCGGGGGCTGGCGACCGGGATCCATCTGGCGCTGGGCATGCGGCGCCCGCTGCTGCTGGAAGGCGAGCCCGGCGTCGGCAAGACCGACGTCGCCAAGCGGCTCGCCGGAGTGCTCGGGCTGGATCTCATCCGCCTGCAGTGCTACGAGGGAATCGACGCGGCACAGGCGATCTACGACTGGGACTACAGCCGGCAGTTGCTGCACGCCCGCCTGACCGCCGAGACGGGCGGTCCCGGCCGGGTGGGCACCGCCGATCTCTACGGTCCCGAGTTCCTGCTCGAGCGGCCGCTGCTGCGGGCCGTGCGGACGGGCGGAGGATGCCTGCTGCTGATCGACGAACTCGACCGCGCCGACGACGAGTTCGAGGCGTTCCTGCTGGAGATCCTGTCGGAGCACGCGGTGACGATCCCGGAGATCGGCACCGTGTGCTCCGCCGAGCCGCCCGCCATCGTGATCACCTCCAACCGCACCCGGGAGCTGCACGACGCGCTCAAGCGCCGCTGCGTCTACCACTGGATCGAGTTCCCCACCGTGGAAAGGGAAACCGAGGTCGTCCGGATCCGGGTGCCCGAAGCGGACGACCGGCTCGCCCGGTCGATCGCCGAGACGGTGGCCCGGTTGCGTGAGCTCGACCTGGCGAAACGACCGGGGATCGCGGAGACCGTGGACTGGGCGCGCGCGTTGACCATGATCGGGGCGCGCGAACTGAACCCCGAGCTGGCCGACGCCACCGTGGGCGTGGTGATCAAGGGGCGGGAGGATCTCGGCACGGTCCGCCAGGCGCTGGGTGAGATCGTCGGTGGCTGA
- a CDS encoding vWA domain-containing protein, with translation MAEPSGVPEPARDLVGFVAELRRHGVHVGQGRTIEFCRAATLVEPRDLYWSGRLTLIGRAEDLPRYDKAFVTYFARLPEQAESRNEQEEAYPGGPSDLVSGEDDSAEEEGLASEVELLAHKDFAELSEAELAKVAALIERLRLRVPPRRVRRWRRAPSGPIDLRRTVRRALRQGGEAVELRRRRRVRKPRRLILLLDVSHSMRDYARSLLVFAHSALRGRHPMEVFCFGTRLTRLTRVLSTSSVETALAAAADRVLDWDGGTRIGPSLKTFLDTFGRAGPARGAIVVLCSDGLEQGDPAVLGTQMERLSKLAYRIIWLNPLKGGLDYQPLARGMRAALPHIDVFSSGHNFASLEHLAEVLSEAGGSRSGDRPRRNLD, from the coding sequence GTGGCTGAGCCGTCCGGTGTGCCGGAGCCCGCGCGGGACCTGGTCGGGTTCGTGGCCGAGCTGCGCCGGCACGGGGTCCACGTCGGACAGGGCAGGACGATCGAGTTCTGCCGGGCCGCCACCCTGGTCGAACCACGCGACCTCTACTGGTCTGGCCGGCTCACCCTGATCGGCCGGGCCGAGGACCTGCCGCGCTACGACAAGGCGTTCGTGACCTACTTCGCCCGGCTGCCCGAGCAGGCGGAGAGCCGGAACGAGCAGGAGGAGGCGTATCCCGGCGGGCCGAGCGATCTGGTGTCCGGGGAGGACGACAGTGCCGAGGAGGAGGGCCTCGCCAGCGAGGTGGAGTTGCTGGCCCACAAGGACTTCGCCGAGCTGTCCGAGGCCGAGCTCGCGAAGGTCGCCGCGCTCATCGAACGGTTGCGGTTGCGGGTCCCGCCGCGCCGGGTCCGCCGCTGGCGCCGCGCGCCGTCGGGGCCGATCGACCTGCGGCGCACGGTGCGCCGGGCACTCCGGCAGGGTGGCGAAGCCGTCGAGCTGCGGCGCCGGCGACGGGTGCGCAAGCCGCGCCGGCTGATCCTGCTGCTCGATGTGTCGCACTCGATGCGGGACTACGCCCGGTCGCTGCTCGTCTTCGCGCACTCGGCGCTGCGTGGCCGGCATCCGATGGAGGTGTTCTGTTTCGGCACCCGCCTGACCAGGCTCACCCGGGTGCTGTCCACCTCCTCCGTGGAGACCGCGCTGGCCGCAGCCGCCGATCGCGTGCTGGACTGGGACGGCGGCACCAGGATCGGCCCGTCGCTGAAGACGTTCCTCGACACCTTCGGGCGGGCCGGGCCGGCCAGGGGAGCGATCGTGGTGCTCTGCTCCGACGGCTTGGAGCAGGGCGACCCCGCGGTGCTCGGTACCCAGATGGAGCGGCTGTCGAAACTCGCGTACCGGATCATCTGGCTGAACCCGCTCAAGGGCGGGCTCGACTACCAGCCGCTGGCCCGCGGCATGCGGGCCGCGCTGCCGCACATCGATGTCTTCTCCAGCGGGCACAACTTCGCCTCGCTTGAGCACCTGGCCGAAGTTCTCTCCGAAGCCGGCGGTTCGCGGTCCGGGGACCGGCCCCGGCGGAACCTAGACTGA